A single genomic interval of Xyrauchen texanus isolate HMW12.3.18 chromosome 8, RBS_HiC_50CHRs, whole genome shotgun sequence harbors:
- the cenpx gene encoding centromere protein X, with translation MTQRDRMACAGDEVVFKKETISKLLTKFFREDKTKASSDAVLLMAEMLKVFVEEAARRTVKQADSEDCDTIDIEHFEKVLPQLLLDF, from the exons ATGACGCAACGTGACAGAATGGCGTGCGCGGGAGATGAAGTCGTGTTTAAAAAG GAAACTATCAGCAAACTGTTGACAAAGTTTTTCAGGGAGGACAAAACCAAAG CGAGTAGTGATGCTGTCCTGCTCATGGCTGAGATGCTGAAAGTGTTTGTCGAAG AGGCGGCACGCAGAACAGTTAAACAGGCCGACAGTGAGGACTGTGACACCATTGATATTGAGCACTTTGAAAAGGTTCTGCCACAGTTG CTgcttgatttttaa